The DNA segment AAGAGCATTAGGATGATTAAGTAGTCTCGTACTTTTGCTGCTGTTTTCGGCTCTATGTCAAAACGGCTTACTTGAGTAGATATGGGCATCAAAAGATAAATTGTCACGAAGGCTTAAATAATTGTCTTTTTGCAGAATATTATGGTGAAATTTTATGCAGATCAAAGTTGGCGAAACATCAATCGAGCTCGTTAAAGGGAATATAACTGAGCTGGATGTCGAATGCATCGTTAACGCGGCGAACAGTTTACTCAAGATGGGCGGAGGGGTTGCCGGCGCGATAAGAAGGAAAGGCGGGCAGAAAATACAGGATGAATGCGATGAAATAGTTGCTAAAAATGGACCTGTGCCGGTCGGAGGAGCCGTTATAACAGGCGGAGGAAACTTAAAGGCGAAATATGTTATACACGCTGTCGGCCCGGTTTACGGTGAAGGTGACGAGGAAAGGAAGCTTAGGGAGGCAACCCTAAATAGTCTTAGAATTGCTGAGCAACATAATATATCCAGCATAGCGTTCCCAGCGATCTCGACAGGCGCCTTCGGGTTGCCGAAAAAGATCTGCGCTGAAACAATGATAGCGGCGACGCTATCATATGTCAGGGGCGGGACAAGCATAAAAAGAATAATTTTCTGCTTATATGATGAGGAAACATTCAACGTATTTAGGGAGGTTCTTGAAAGATTTAAGGCTGGTTAGTGGGACGCATCTATTTATGGTCTTCCTAAAAAGCAATTTGTTCGGATACGTCTGCGCGGAGATAATTGACGATTTAAAGCAATAAGTTTTTTAGATGTTTTCTCAGAGATTTATCTATGCTACCCCTAATCGAGGAATATAAGAACAAAATTTTCAAGCTGATTGAAAGGATATACTCAGAGGAATGGGAAGACATTTTGAACGCCTCTAAAATTATGGCTGACTGCGTCAAAGAAAACAATTTAATTTATGCTTTCGGCGCCGGGCACTCCATGGCTTTGGCTCTGGATATTTTTTATCGTGCTGGCGGCCTGCCTCAAGTTTATCCAATGCTTGACCTAAGCGTGTCAGCCTATAACGGCGCCATTAAAAGT comes from the Candidatus Bathyarchaeia archaeon genome and includes:
- a CDS encoding macro domain-containing protein; amino-acid sequence: MQIKVGETSIELVKGNITELDVECIVNAANSLLKMGGGVAGAIRRKGGQKIQDECDEIVAKNGPVPVGGAVITGGGNLKAKYVIHAVGPVYGEGDEERKLREATLNSLRIAEQHNISSIAFPAISTGAFGLPKKICAETMIAATLSYVRGGTSIKRIIFCLYDEETFNVFREVLERFKAG